The following coding sequences lie in one Pseudomonas monsensis genomic window:
- the hisB gene encoding imidazoleglycerol-phosphate dehydratase HisB, which translates to MAERKASVERDTLETQIKASINLDGTGKARFDIGVPFLEHMLDQIARHGLIDLDIECKGDLHIDDHHTVEDVGITLGQAFAKAIGDKKGIRRYGHAYVPLDEALSRVVIDFSGRPGLQMHVPYTRATVGGFDVDLFQEFFQGFVNHALVSLHIDNLRGTNTHHQIETVFKAFGRALRMAVELDERMAGQMPSTKGVL; encoded by the coding sequence ATGGCCGAACGTAAGGCGTCTGTCGAGCGCGACACTCTGGAAACCCAGATCAAAGCCTCGATCAACCTTGATGGCACCGGAAAGGCCCGATTCGATATCGGTGTTCCTTTTCTTGAGCACATGCTGGATCAGATCGCCCGTCACGGGTTGATCGACCTGGATATTGAATGCAAGGGCGATCTGCATATCGACGACCACCATACCGTGGAAGACGTCGGTATCACCCTCGGCCAGGCCTTCGCCAAAGCCATCGGCGACAAGAAAGGCATCCGTCGCTACGGTCACGCCTATGTGCCGCTCGATGAAGCGCTGTCGCGTGTGGTGATCGACTTCTCCGGCCGCCCGGGCCTGCAGATGCACGTGCCGTACACCCGCGCCACCGTGGGCGGCTTCGACGTTGACCTGTTCCAGGAATTCTTCCAGGGCTTCGTCAACCACGCACTGGTCAGCCTGCACATCGACAACCTGCGTGGCACCAACACCCACCACCAGATCGAAACCGTGTTCAAGGCTTTCGGCCGCGCCCTGCGCATGGCCGTCGAGCTGGACGAGCGCATGGCCGGGCAAATGCCATCGACCAAAGGCGTCCTGTAA
- a CDS encoding S41 family peptidase: protein MLHLSRLTSLALTIALVIGAPLAFAAQPAPAVAPAGTAATAKAPLPLEELRTFAEVMDRIKAAYVEPVDDKTLLENAIKGMLSNLDPHSAYLGPEDFTELQESTSGEFGGLGIEVGSEDGFIKVVSPIDDTPASKAGIQAGDFIVKINGQPTRGQTMTEAVDKMRGKIGQKITLTLVRDGGTPFDVTLARAVIQVKSVKSQLLESGYGYIRITQFQVKTGEEVSKALAKMRKDNGKKLKGIILDLRNNPGGVLQAAVEVVDHFITKGLIVYTKGRIANSELRFSATGKDESEAVPMVVLINGGSASASEIVAGALQDQKRAVVMGTTSFGKGSVQTVLPLNNDRALKITTALYFTPNGRSIQAQGIVPDIEVRKAKITNEADGDYFKEADLQGHLGNGNGGADKPTGSGAKPKAMPQDDDYQLAQALSLLKGLSITSGR, encoded by the coding sequence ATGCTGCATTTGTCCCGTCTTACCTCGCTGGCCCTGACGATCGCCCTGGTGATCGGCGCGCCTCTGGCGTTCGCTGCTCAGCCAGCCCCGGCCGTCGCTCCGGCAGGCACTGCCGCGACCGCCAAGGCACCGTTGCCGCTGGAAGAGTTGCGCACCTTTGCCGAGGTCATGGACCGGATCAAGGCCGCCTACGTCGAGCCGGTGGACGACAAGACCCTGCTGGAAAACGCGATCAAGGGCATGCTCAGCAACCTCGATCCGCACTCCGCCTACCTGGGCCCTGAAGACTTCACCGAGTTGCAGGAAAGCACCAGCGGCGAATTCGGCGGGCTGGGCATCGAAGTCGGCTCCGAAGACGGCTTCATCAAGGTCGTCTCGCCGATCGACGACACGCCTGCATCGAAGGCCGGCATTCAGGCCGGTGACTTCATCGTCAAGATCAACGGCCAGCCGACTCGCGGCCAGACCATGACCGAAGCCGTCGACAAGATGCGCGGCAAGATCGGCCAGAAGATCACCCTGACCCTGGTCCGCGACGGCGGCACGCCGTTCGACGTGACCCTGGCCCGCGCCGTGATTCAGGTCAAGAGCGTCAAGTCGCAGCTGCTGGAATCGGGCTACGGCTACATCCGCATCACTCAGTTCCAGGTCAAGACCGGCGAAGAGGTCTCCAAGGCCCTGGCGAAGATGCGCAAGGACAACGGCAAGAAGCTCAAAGGCATCATTCTCGACCTGCGTAACAACCCGGGCGGTGTACTGCAGGCGGCGGTGGAAGTGGTCGACCACTTCATCACCAAAGGCCTGATCGTCTACACCAAGGGCCGGATCGCCAACTCCGAACTGCGCTTCTCTGCCACCGGCAAGGACGAAAGCGAAGCCGTGCCGATGGTCGTGCTGATCAACGGTGGCAGCGCCTCGGCCTCGGAAATCGTCGCCGGCGCCCTGCAGGATCAGAAACGCGCCGTGGTCATGGGCACCACCAGTTTCGGCAAGGGCTCGGTGCAAACCGTGCTGCCGCTGAACAACGACCGCGCGCTGAAGATCACCACGGCGTTGTACTTCACGCCGAATGGCCGTTCGATCCAGGCTCAGGGCATCGTCCCGGACATCGAAGTGCGCAAGGCCAAGATCACCAACGAAGCGGACGGCGACTACTTCAAGGAAGCCGACCTGCAAGGTCACCTGGGCAACGGCAACGGCGGCGCGGACAAGCCGACCGGCTCCGGCGCCAAGCCTAAGGCAATGCCGCAGGATGACGATTACCAGTTGGCCCAGGCCCTGAGCCTGCTCAAAGGCCTGAGCATTACATCCGGCCGTTGA
- a CDS encoding DUF2164 domain-containing protein, with translation MAAKKSKPPILTLTPEQENEANRKIQRFMEDRFELDLGSFEAAEILELFTREIAPHYYNRAIFDVQTHLKERFESIESDLWALEKN, from the coding sequence ATGGCTGCCAAGAAGTCCAAGCCGCCGATCCTGACCCTCACTCCCGAGCAGGAAAACGAGGCCAATCGCAAGATCCAGCGGTTCATGGAAGACCGATTCGAACTGGACCTGGGTTCGTTCGAAGCGGCGGAAATTCTTGAGCTGTTTACCCGCGAAATTGCTCCGCACTATTACAACAGGGCGATTTTCGATGTGCAGACCCACCTCAAAGAGCGGTTTGAAAGCATCGAAAGCGACCTGTGGGCGCTCGAAAAAAATTAG
- a CDS encoding Vps62-related protein yields MTLEENAASPHRPMQPITHDNLLINFTTEFHRVWSINGAKAKPGTFWRPTPAPDALPGYFPLGDLFIPGSFNINGDMVSAVVCEKDLKGAKNSKGNALAKPADFELVWNESPSPSVTRTSIWRPIPPAGYVALGLVCASDHRKPSPNTVRCVRADLVVEATVGDLLWNDKGTGAKLSFSAWTIQPPTAEPGEICFAPGTFVGVETYNKPTAPGAAYALRMQIPMQITAAPQAPMLTGYAHPPSSEAVKVTQVARLPWFAVRDHADPAEQFFSSPYYELKRTDEYVLIGHDHNTSDNTRAAKWITHRTQNPIGLRVFSGLTSIEIDKAWPSVALSDRRVTKLSARLPEEHFTHTENSASGWMESRPQAVIAMVAKQTAIAVYQMESHYKLIREDGTQVAVEFRYTDDSSFHLTQFPPEQIEIANACPQLTRSTPPGSEDSGGAVDIIAPSALELPTATDSAP; encoded by the coding sequence ATGACTCTCGAAGAAAACGCTGCCTCGCCACACAGGCCAATGCAGCCCATCACGCACGACAACCTGCTGATCAACTTCACAACCGAGTTTCATCGGGTCTGGAGTATCAATGGTGCAAAGGCAAAACCTGGAACTTTCTGGCGCCCCACACCTGCTCCGGATGCATTGCCGGGTTACTTTCCACTGGGCGATCTGTTCATTCCCGGCAGTTTCAACATTAACGGCGACATGGTCTCGGCTGTCGTCTGCGAGAAGGACTTGAAAGGGGCGAAAAACAGTAAAGGCAACGCGCTGGCCAAGCCTGCCGATTTCGAACTGGTCTGGAATGAGTCCCCGTCACCCAGTGTTACGCGCACATCCATATGGCGCCCGATCCCCCCAGCAGGCTACGTCGCCCTGGGCCTGGTGTGCGCCAGTGACCACCGTAAGCCATCACCCAATACCGTCCGGTGCGTGAGGGCCGATCTGGTTGTAGAGGCAACTGTCGGGGATCTGCTGTGGAATGACAAAGGCACGGGCGCAAAACTCAGTTTCAGCGCCTGGACCATACAGCCACCCACTGCCGAGCCGGGCGAAATCTGTTTTGCTCCCGGCACCTTTGTGGGCGTAGAGACCTACAACAAACCCACAGCGCCCGGCGCTGCTTATGCGTTACGGATGCAGATCCCGATGCAAATCACCGCAGCACCCCAAGCTCCGATGCTCACCGGGTATGCGCACCCTCCGAGTAGCGAAGCCGTCAAAGTCACTCAGGTTGCCCGCCTGCCTTGGTTTGCGGTCAGAGACCACGCCGATCCCGCCGAGCAGTTTTTCAGCTCGCCCTATTACGAGCTGAAAAGAACAGACGAATATGTGTTGATTGGTCATGACCACAACACCTCGGACAACACCCGTGCGGCCAAATGGATCACCCACCGAACACAAAACCCGATAGGGCTACGCGTGTTCAGCGGCTTGACGTCGATTGAAATCGACAAGGCCTGGCCATCCGTGGCGTTGAGCGATAGACGGGTGACGAAACTTTCGGCCCGCCTGCCGGAAGAACACTTCACTCATACCGAAAACTCTGCGAGCGGCTGGATGGAATCACGTCCTCAGGCCGTCATCGCCATGGTTGCGAAGCAGACTGCCATCGCGGTCTACCAGATGGAAAGTCATTACAAACTCATACGTGAGGACGGCACTCAGGTGGCCGTCGAATTCCGCTATACCGACGACTCCAGCTTTCATCTGACGCAATTTCCGCCGGAACAAATCGAGATTGCCAACGCGTGCCCGCAACTGACCAGGAGCACACCGCCAGGCTCCGAGGACAGTGGTGGTGCGGTCGACATCATTGCACCGTCAGCGCTGGAACTACCGACTGCTACAGATAGCGCCCCATGA
- a CDS encoding murein hydrolase activator EnvC family protein has translation MLRVLIALALTCLLQPAFADERAQTQQQLDATRQDIAELKKLLGKLQEEKSGVQKELKGTETEMGKLEKQVDALQKELKKSESELQRLDAEKKKLQSARTEQQRLIAIQARAAYQNGRQEYLKLLLNQQNPEKFARTLTYYDYLSQARLEQLKSFNETLRQLANVEKDIALQQAQLLVQKSSLDTQRDELEKVRKERQQVLAKLNDDVKARDQKLAAREQDQADLSKVLKTIEETLARQAREAEEARQKALIAQQEAEKKRLREAQAENSDAPRKPARSTPGALVSSSGETFGGPFAATRGKLPWPVDGRLLARFGESRGDDARTKWDGVMISASAGSQVHAVHGGRVVFADWLRGAGLLVILDHGNGFLSLYGHNQTLLKSAGDVVKAGESISTVGNSGGQDTPALYFAIRQQGHPSDPAQWCRAQG, from the coding sequence ATGCTTCGCGTCCTGATCGCCCTTGCTCTGACATGCCTGCTCCAACCGGCCTTCGCTGACGAGCGCGCGCAAACCCAACAGCAGTTGGACGCCACGCGTCAGGACATTGCCGAGTTGAAAAAACTGCTGGGCAAGCTGCAGGAAGAAAAATCCGGCGTGCAGAAAGAGCTCAAGGGCACCGAAACCGAGATGGGCAAGCTCGAGAAGCAGGTCGATGCCCTGCAAAAAGAGCTGAAGAAAAGCGAATCCGAGTTGCAGCGGCTCGATGCGGAGAAAAAAAAACTCCAGAGCGCGCGCACTGAACAACAGCGACTGATCGCCATCCAGGCCCGCGCGGCCTACCAGAACGGTCGTCAGGAATACCTCAAGCTGCTGCTCAACCAGCAGAATCCCGAGAAATTCGCCCGTACCCTCACCTATTACGATTACCTGAGCCAGGCCCGTCTGGAGCAGTTGAAAAGCTTCAACGAAACCCTGCGCCAGTTGGCCAATGTCGAAAAAGACATCGCTCTGCAGCAGGCGCAATTGCTGGTGCAGAAAAGCAGCCTCGACACCCAGCGCGACGAGCTGGAAAAGGTCCGCAAGGAACGCCAGCAAGTCCTCGCCAAGCTCAATGACGACGTGAAAGCCCGCGACCAGAAACTGGCCGCCCGCGAGCAGGATCAGGCAGACCTGTCTAAAGTCCTTAAAACCATTGAAGAAACCCTGGCCCGCCAGGCCCGTGAGGCAGAAGAAGCGCGGCAGAAAGCGCTGATCGCCCAGCAGGAAGCGGAAAAAAAGCGTTTGCGTGAGGCGCAGGCTGAAAACAGCGACGCCCCACGAAAACCCGCCAGATCCACCCCAGGCGCGCTGGTTTCCAGCAGCGGCGAGACCTTCGGTGGCCCTTTTGCTGCAACCCGGGGAAAACTTCCGTGGCCGGTTGATGGTCGACTGCTGGCACGCTTCGGCGAAAGCCGTGGCGACGATGCCCGTACCAAATGGGACGGCGTAATGATCAGCGCTTCCGCCGGCAGTCAGGTGCACGCCGTACACGGCGGTCGTGTGGTATTCGCCGACTGGTTACGCGGTGCCGGGCTGCTGGTGATCCTCGATCACGGCAACGGTTTTCTGAGTCTTTATGGTCACAACCAGACGCTGCTCAAGTCGGCAGGTGACGTGGTAAAAGCCGGTGAATCCATCTCCACTGTCGGTAACAGTGGTGGCCAGGACACGCCTGCGCTGTATTTCGCAATTCGTCAGCAGGGTCACCCGAGTGATCCGGCGCAATGGTGTCGTGCGCAAGGATAA
- a CDS encoding divergent polysaccharide deacetylase family protein gives MSWRFLFVLLCCLAGAAHAEPASPTPHKAYLTLIIDDLGQNLPRDRRVLALPGPVTTAIMPDTPHATEFAREAHRAGKIVILHMPMDPATGPYAWHPELPIEELEKRLDAAFKKVPYTAGINNHMGSRMTAQPVAMAWLMGELQRRHKFFVDSRTSAQTVAAQQAQKINLASVSRDVFLDDERTEAAIFTQLQTAISLARKQGSAVMIGHPYPQTLAVLERELPKLKAQGIDWIDIRQMISVRSNRAMSGHGKDGIYR, from the coding sequence ATGTCTTGGCGTTTCCTTTTCGTCCTGCTGTGCTGTCTGGCGGGTGCTGCTCATGCAGAGCCCGCCAGCCCCACGCCACACAAAGCCTACCTGACGCTGATCATTGACGACCTGGGGCAGAACCTGCCCCGGGATCGCCGCGTGCTGGCCCTGCCCGGCCCGGTGACCACGGCGATCATGCCTGACACGCCTCACGCCACCGAATTCGCCCGCGAGGCCCATCGCGCCGGCAAGATCGTCATCCTGCACATGCCGATGGATCCGGCCACCGGCCCGTACGCCTGGCACCCGGAATTGCCGATCGAAGAGCTTGAGAAGCGCCTCGACGCAGCGTTCAAAAAGGTGCCGTACACGGCGGGCATCAACAATCACATGGGTAGCCGCATGACTGCTCAGCCCGTGGCGATGGCCTGGCTGATGGGCGAGTTGCAGCGGCGGCACAAGTTCTTCGTCGACAGCCGCACCAGCGCGCAGACCGTGGCCGCGCAGCAAGCGCAGAAGATCAATCTGGCGAGCGTCTCGCGGGATGTGTTCCTGGATGACGAGCGCACCGAAGCGGCGATTTTCACCCAGTTGCAAACAGCGATCAGTCTCGCCCGCAAACAGGGCTCGGCGGTGATGATCGGCCACCCTTACCCGCAAACGCTGGCGGTGCTGGAGCGCGAGCTGCCCAAGCTGAAGGCCCAGGGCATCGACTGGATCGACATCAGGCAAATGATCAGCGTGCGCAGCAATCGCGCCATGAGCGGACATGGCAAAGACGGGATTTATCGGTAA
- the hisA gene encoding 1-(5-phosphoribosyl)-5-[(5-phosphoribosylamino)methylideneamino]imidazole-4-carboxamide isomerase, translated as MLIIPAIDLKDGACVRLRQGRMEDSTVFSDDPVSMAAKWVEGGCRRLHLVDLNGAFEGQPVNGEVVTAIAKRYPTLPIQIGGGIRSLETIEHYVKAGVSYVIIGTKAVKDPAFVAEACRAFPGKIIVGLDAKDGFVATDGWAEISTVQVIDLAKQFEADGVSSIVYTDIAKDGMMQGCNVPFTAALAAATKIPVIASGGIHNLGDIKSLLDAKAPGIIGAITGRAIYEGTLDVAEAQAFCDSYKG; from the coding sequence ATGCTAATTATTCCTGCTATCGATCTTAAAGACGGTGCCTGCGTACGTCTGCGCCAGGGCCGCATGGAAGATTCCACAGTGTTCTCCGATGACCCGGTGAGCATGGCTGCCAAGTGGGTGGAGGGCGGTTGCCGCCGTCTGCATCTGGTCGATCTGAATGGCGCGTTCGAAGGCCAGCCAGTCAACGGCGAAGTGGTCACTGCGATCGCCAAGCGCTATCCGACTTTGCCGATCCAGATCGGTGGCGGCATCCGTTCGCTGGAAACCATCGAGCACTACGTCAAGGCTGGCGTGAGCTACGTGATCATCGGTACCAAAGCCGTTAAAGACCCGGCCTTCGTCGCTGAGGCCTGCCGCGCGTTCCCGGGCAAGATCATCGTCGGTCTGGATGCCAAAGACGGTTTTGTCGCCACCGATGGCTGGGCTGAAATCAGCACCGTGCAGGTCATTGATCTGGCCAAGCAGTTTGAAGCCGACGGCGTCTCCTCGATCGTTTATACCGACATCGCCAAAGACGGCATGATGCAGGGTTGCAACGTGCCGTTTACCGCTGCGCTGGCCGCTGCCACGAAGATCCCGGTGATCGCTTCCGGCGGTATCCACAATCTGGGTGACATCAAGTCGCTGCTCGACGCCAAGGCGCCAGGCATCATCGGCGCCATCACTGGCCGGGCGATCTACGAAGGCACCCTCGACGTCGCCGAAGCGCAAGCTTTCTGCGATTCGTACAAAGGCTGA
- the hisH gene encoding imidazole glycerol phosphate synthase subunit HisH has translation MQTVAVIDYGMGNLHSVAKALEHVGAGKVLITSDADVIREADRVVFPGVGAIRDCMAEIRRLGFDSLVREVSQDRPFLGICVGMQALLDTSEENDGVDCIGLFPGAVKFFGKDLHEDGEHLKVPHMGWNEVKQKVSHPLWHDIPDMARFYFVHSYYIAAANARQVVGSGHYGLDFAAALADGSRFAVQFHPEKSHTHGLQLLQNFAAWDGRW, from the coding sequence ATGCAGACGGTTGCAGTTATCGACTACGGCATGGGCAACCTGCACTCGGTGGCCAAGGCCCTCGAGCACGTCGGTGCCGGCAAGGTGCTGATCACCAGCGATGCCGACGTGATCCGCGAAGCCGACCGCGTGGTCTTCCCCGGTGTTGGCGCGATTCGCGACTGCATGGCGGAAATTCGTCGCCTCGGTTTCGACTCGCTGGTGCGTGAAGTCAGCCAGGATCGTCCGTTCCTCGGCATCTGCGTCGGCATGCAAGCCTTGCTCGACACCAGCGAAGAGAACGACGGCGTTGACTGCATCGGCCTGTTCCCGGGGGCGGTGAAGTTCTTCGGCAAAGACCTGCATGAAGACGGCGAGCACCTGAAAGTCCCGCATATGGGCTGGAACGAGGTGAAGCAGAAGGTCAGTCACCCGCTGTGGCACGATATTCCGGACATGGCGCGTTTCTACTTCGTGCACAGCTACTACATCGCCGCCGCCAACGCGCGGCAGGTGGTGGGCAGCGGTCATTACGGGCTCGATTTCGCCGCAGCACTGGCCGATGGCTCGCGTTTCGCCGTGCAGTTCCACCCGGAGAAGAGCCATACCCATGGCCTGCAACTGCTGCAGAACTTCGCCGCGTGGGACGGTCGCTGGTAA
- the hisF gene encoding imidazole glycerol phosphate synthase subunit HisF, with product MALAKRIIPCLDVDNGRVVKGVKFENIRDAGDPVEIARRYDEQGADEITFLDITASVDGRDTTLHTVERMASQVFIPLTVGGGVRTVQDIRNLLNAGADKVSINTAAVFNPEFVGEAAQHFGSQCIVVAIDAKKVSGPGETPRWEIFTHGGRKPTGLDAVEWAKKMEGLGAGEILLTSMDQDGMKNGFDLGVTRAISDALGIPVIASGGVGNLQHLADGIIEGHASAVLAASIFHFGEYTVQEAKAYMAKRGIVMR from the coding sequence ATGGCGCTGGCCAAACGCATCATCCCTTGCCTGGACGTGGACAACGGCCGGGTCGTCAAAGGTGTGAAGTTCGAAAACATCCGCGACGCCGGTGACCCGGTGGAAATCGCCCGGCGCTATGACGAGCAGGGTGCCGACGAGATTACCTTCCTCGACATCACCGCCAGCGTCGATGGCCGCGACACTACGCTGCATACCGTCGAGCGCATGGCCAGCCAGGTGTTCATCCCGCTGACCGTGGGCGGCGGCGTGCGCACCGTGCAGGACATTCGCAACCTGCTCAATGCCGGTGCGGACAAGGTCTCGATCAACACCGCAGCGGTGTTCAACCCTGAGTTTGTCGGCGAAGCCGCACAGCATTTCGGCTCGCAGTGCATCGTCGTCGCCATCGACGCGAAGAAAGTCTCAGGCCCGGGCGAAACCCCGCGCTGGGAAATCTTCACCCACGGCGGGCGCAAGCCGACCGGCCTCGATGCGGTCGAGTGGGCGAAGAAAATGGAAGGCCTCGGCGCCGGCGAGATCCTGCTGACCAGCATGGATCAGGACGGCATGAAAAACGGCTTCGACCTTGGCGTGACCCGCGCCATCAGCGATGCGCTGGGCATTCCGGTCATCGCTTCCGGCGGCGTCGGCAACCTGCAGCATCTGGCCGACGGCATCATTGAAGGCCACGCGAGCGCAGTGCTGGCGGCGAGTATTTTCCACTTCGGCGAATACACCGTGCAGGAAGCAAAAGCGTATATGGCCAAACGCGGCATCGTAATGCGCTAA
- a CDS encoding substrate-binding periplasmic protein produces MIKRLLLVLASASLLLINNARAENSPDTDLVLLTENFPPYNMAKNGKNFAQGENINGIATDIVREMFQRAGITYSLTLRFPWERVYKLALENPGYGAFVMARLPDREKLFKWVGPIGPDDWIMLAKADSKITLETLEDARQYKIGAYKGDAIAETLAKQGLKPIVVLRDQDNAKKLVGGQIDLWATGDPAGRYLARQDGVTGLKTVLRFNSAELYLALNKDVSDTVVAKLQAALDQMRKDGVVDEIMGRYL; encoded by the coding sequence ATGATCAAACGCCTGCTCCTTGTTCTCGCCAGTGCCTCTTTGTTGTTGATCAACAATGCCCGTGCCGAAAACAGTCCCGACACCGATCTGGTGCTGCTCACCGAAAACTTCCCGCCCTATAACATGGCGAAGAACGGCAAAAATTTCGCCCAGGGCGAGAACATCAATGGCATCGCCACCGATATCGTCCGTGAAATGTTCCAGCGTGCCGGGATCACTTACAGCCTGACTCTGCGTTTTCCTTGGGAACGCGTCTACAAACTCGCCCTGGAAAACCCCGGTTACGGTGCCTTCGTGATGGCGCGTCTGCCGGACCGGGAAAAACTCTTCAAATGGGTCGGCCCGATCGGCCCTGACGACTGGATTATGTTGGCCAAGGCTGACAGCAAGATCACTCTCGAAACCCTCGAGGATGCGCGCCAATACAAGATCGGCGCCTACAAAGGGGATGCCATTGCCGAGACACTGGCCAAGCAGGGGCTGAAGCCGATTGTGGTGCTGCGTGATCAGGACAATGCGAAAAAACTGGTCGGCGGGCAGATTGATTTGTGGGCCACAGGCGATCCTGCCGGACGGTATCTGGCGCGGCAGGACGGTGTTACCGGCCTCAAGACTGTGCTGCGCTTCAACAGCGCAGAACTGTATCTGGCACTGAACAAGGATGTGTCAGATACAGTCGTTGCCAAGTTGCAGGCTGCACTGGATCAAATGCGCAAGGATGGGGTTGTCGACGAGATCATGGGGCGCTATCTGTAG
- a CDS encoding OFA family MFS transporter: MSTSITADGLSADQPAFLSKERIIAKPGFNRWLVPPAALAIHLCIGMAYGFSVFWLPLSKALGVTAPVACAPDMSFIAQVFSSQCDWPISMLGWIYTLFFIFLGCSAAIWGGWLEHAGPRKAGVVSALCWCGGLLISALGIYTHQIWLMWIGSGVIGGIGLGLGYISPVSTLIKWFPDKRGMATGMAIMGFGGGAMVGAPLATALMSHFASPAGVGVWQSFVAMAAIYFVFMIGGALAYRVPPTGWKPEGWTAPAKKASNAMITHRHVHVNVAWKTPQFRLVWLVLCLNVSAGIGILGMASPLLQEVFGGRLLGVDVPFGQLDAGQLASIAAIAAGFTGLLSLFNIGGRFFWASFSDYLGRKNTYFVFFALGFALYALIPNLGHLGNVALFVAAFCIILSMYGGGFATVPAYLADLFGTQMVGAIHGRLLTAWAAAGVLGPVLVNYLREYQLSIGVDRAAAYDITLYILAGLLVLGFLCNLLVRPVADKYFMTDAELAAEQALGHDKGADATTVLEWKAAPGSKPLAVAAWLVVGIPLAWGVWVTLQKTAVLFH, encoded by the coding sequence ATGAGCACGAGCATCACGGCGGACGGCCTTAGCGCCGACCAGCCTGCGTTCCTGTCCAAGGAACGCATCATCGCCAAGCCCGGTTTCAACCGCTGGCTGGTACCACCGGCCGCTCTGGCCATCCACCTGTGCATCGGCATGGCCTACGGTTTCTCGGTGTTCTGGCTGCCGCTGTCCAAGGCGCTGGGCGTCACCGCTCCAGTGGCTTGCGCACCGGACATGAGCTTCATCGCACAAGTGTTTTCGTCGCAATGTGACTGGCCGATCTCGATGCTCGGCTGGATCTACACCCTGTTCTTCATCTTCCTCGGCTGCTCGGCAGCCATCTGGGGCGGCTGGCTGGAACACGCCGGCCCACGCAAGGCCGGTGTGGTATCGGCACTGTGCTGGTGCGGCGGTCTGCTGATTTCGGCGCTGGGTATCTATACCCACCAGATCTGGCTGATGTGGATCGGCTCCGGCGTGATCGGCGGTATCGGTCTGGGCCTGGGCTACATCTCGCCGGTCTCGACCCTGATCAAGTGGTTCCCGGACAAGCGCGGCATGGCCACCGGCATGGCAATCATGGGTTTCGGTGGCGGCGCGATGGTCGGTGCACCGCTGGCGACTGCGCTGATGAGCCACTTCGCTTCGCCGGCCGGTGTCGGCGTCTGGCAGAGCTTCGTGGCCATGGCTGCGATCTACTTTGTGTTCATGATCGGTGGCGCCCTGGCCTACCGCGTGCCGCCAACCGGCTGGAAGCCTGAAGGCTGGACCGCGCCGGCGAAGAAAGCGTCGAACGCGATGATCACCCACCGTCACGTGCACGTGAATGTGGCGTGGAAAACCCCGCAATTCCGTCTGGTGTGGCTGGTGCTGTGCCTGAACGTGTCCGCCGGGATCGGCATTCTGGGCATGGCCTCGCCGCTGTTGCAGGAAGTGTTCGGTGGCCGCCTGCTGGGTGTTGACGTGCCGTTCGGCCAACTGGATGCCGGGCAACTGGCTTCGATTGCCGCAATTGCTGCCGGTTTCACCGGTCTGCTGAGCCTGTTCAACATCGGTGGCCGGTTCTTCTGGGCGTCGTTCTCCGACTACCTGGGTCGCAAAAACACCTACTTCGTGTTCTTCGCCCTGGGTTTTGCCCTGTACGCATTGATCCCGAACCTCGGTCACCTGGGCAACGTCGCGCTGTTCGTGGCGGCGTTCTGCATCATTCTGTCGATGTACGGCGGTGGTTTCGCCACGGTGCCGGCGTATCTGGCCGACCTGTTCGGTACGCAGATGGTGGGTGCGATCCACGGTCGTCTGCTGACCGCCTGGGCGGCAGCCGGTGTGCTCGGTCCGGTGTTGGTGAACTACCTGCGTGAGTACCAGTTGAGCATCGGCGTTGACCGCGCGGCTGCCTACGACATCACCCTGTACATCCTCGCCGGCCTGCTGGTGCTGGGCTTCCTGTGCAACCTGCTGGTTCGTCCGGTGGCTGACAAGTACTTCATGACCGACGCTGAACTGGCTGCCGAACAGGCGCTGGGCCACGACAAAGGTGCTGACGCGACTACGGTTCTGGAGTGGAAAGCCGCGCCGGGCAGCAAGCCGTTGGCCGTCGCAGCATGGCTGGTGGTGGGGATTCCGTTGGCGTGGGGTGTGTGGGTGACCCTGCAGAAAACGGCGGTACTGTTTCACTAA